From one Pseudomonas sp. S35 genomic stretch:
- a CDS encoding sigma-70 family RNA polymerase sigma factor: MHDIPAALGDSARQQTLTAMYREHHGWLHGWLRRKLGCSQHAADLAHDAFIRVLMLAEPQAIKEPRAFLATTAGRLLIDGARRRRIEKAYMEALVIQCEDAGMPDPAAIHVALQALERIAEMLAGLPTKAREAFLLSRLDGLTYSEIAARLEVSPSSVKNYISSALVHCYHSLHAADPLS, from the coding sequence ATGCATGACATTCCGGCCGCGCTGGGCGACTCAGCGCGTCAGCAGACCCTTACGGCGATGTACCGCGAGCACCACGGCTGGTTGCATGGCTGGCTGCGCAGAAAACTCGGTTGCTCCCAGCATGCCGCCGATCTCGCCCACGATGCGTTTATCCGTGTGCTGATGCTGGCCGAGCCGCAAGCGATCAAGGAACCCCGGGCCTTTCTGGCCACCACGGCGGGGCGCCTGCTGATCGACGGTGCCCGTCGTCGCCGTATCGAAAAAGCCTACATGGAAGCACTGGTCATCCAGTGCGAGGACGCCGGCATGCCCGACCCGGCGGCGATCCACGTAGCCCTGCAGGCGCTGGAACGCATCGCCGAAATGCTCGCCGGTTTACCGACCAAGGCCCGCGAGGCGTTCCTGTTGAGCCGCCTCGACGGGCTGACCTATAGCGAAATCGCCGCTCGCCTGGAAGTGTCCCCCAGCAGCGTAAAAAACTACATCTCCAGCGCCTTGGTGCATTGCTATCACAGCCTGCACGCGGCTGACCCATTGTCATGA